The Clostridiaceae bacterium genomic interval AGAGGCTCGTTGTCAAGGGAACCGTGGAATAAATGCGGTAAGTAAGATCAAACCAAGTAAAAAAGTACTGGCATATTCTTACTACAAGGAAAAATGAAAAATTTGCCCACTAGTACTTGACACAAACTGAGTGAATGAAAAATTTGACAAGCTTAAATTGAAAATATATAATGGTAATAAGTTTGGATGGTAAGTATTTTAGAAAAAAGGCTTGATTAAGATCCAGTTTGGAGGATTAACATGCAAATGATAAAAAAGATAATCTTATCTATTCCACTTGTTCTTATACTTATCTTTTCATTTTGTCTTGTATCCAGTGCAGAAGAAAACAAAGTGGGCATTGTTACATGTGATGTTTTAAATATACGTGAATTACCCGGCACAGAAAATAAAATCCTCCGGCAGGTAACACACGGTGAGAGACTTCAGATATTAGAAAGTTCAGAAGAATGGTATAAGATAAAATATAATGATGATATAGGTTGGGTACATAGTGATTATATTACAGTGAAGGTTGAACCAATAGGAATTGGGACTATAAATGCAGATTACGTAAATATTAGAACTGAGGGAAGCTTGTCATCCAAAGTCATTACAATGCGGAGCAGCGGAGCAAGATTTGAGGTGTATGATAAACAAGGCGACTGGTATAAAATTATGCTTGAGGACGGCACCTATGGATGGGTTTACGGCCAGTACATATCTTTCAGAGAAGGTACCGAGACTTCAAGAGGTGGACAAGATGTAAGAGATAATAATTCTGGCGGACATAGTTCCCTGGGAGAGAAGATTGTTCAATATGCCAAGCAGTATTTGGGTGTAAAATACGTCTATGGAGGATCATCTCCGAAAGGGTTTGATTGTTCGGGATTTGTACAATATGTTTTTAAGAATTTCGGCATTAATTTGGAACGTGTTGCCGCAAACCAGGCAAAACATGGAACAAAGGTTGACAAGGCCAATCTAAGGATAGGAGATCTTGTCTTCTTCGATACCAACGGAGGTATGAACTCAATCGAGCATGTTGGTATATACATAGGGGGAGGCAATTTCATACACGCTTCTTCTGCCAGCGGAGTGCGTCAGGTAACTATAAGCGATTTAACCTCAGGTTATTATTCTAAAACATACATGGGTGCAAGAAGATATATATCAGATTAGATTTCTGAGGATTTCACAAATATTAATATGGCTTCATAAGAAAGTACCTGTACATCAATTGTACAGGTTTTTTGTACGTTTTTTTTATAATATTTCAAAATTCTCACCAAAAATATTCACTGCCAATATTAACATTAATTAACAAATAATGTATAATTATGAAAAATAATGTTGACTTTTTGTTAAACGGAGGCAAAATGAAGCGCCCTTTATTACTGGCAGCGATATCTTTGGTTGGTGGAATAATAACCGCTCATACTATTGACTCTTATTTAATTACCATTATGTTAATTATAACTCTGTTTTCTGCCGCCTTATACATGACTCAAAAATTGAAAATAAATGTAGTTTTATTGCTTGTTATTGTTGCTGTTTATTCTTTCGGATCTTTTGAATATTACTGTTTTAAATTGATAAATGAAGGCAAGTATGAAAGATTTGCAGGCGAAAAAGTTATAGTAAGAGGTTTCATAATCCAGGAACCTGAGATAAAAGATATTCGGGTAATATATACAATAAAAACCAATGAAGTTATATTAGAGAATGTTGTTAATAGGGTAAAGGGCAAAATATTACTTACAGTTTTAGGAGAGGATAATACACCTATTTATGAATATGGCCAGGCAATTGAAGTAGCAGGTGAAATAACTCTGCCAAAAAACAGAAGGAATCCGGGTGGTTTTGATTACAAGAGATATTTGATGCAGTCCGGAATTTCAGCAACTATGTTTGTACGAAGTAAAAATATACTGGCTGTCTCTGGTAAAAAGAAGAATTATATCATACAACTGGGAAACAGTATCAGGAACAGGATAATAAAGATAATTGAACAAAGCCTTCCAATTGAACAGGCGGGGCTTTTAAATGGCATGTTAATTGGATACAGAAGCGGACTTTCAAAAGAAATCCAGGAAGCGTTCAATGATTCAGGATTAATACATATAATGGCGGTATCAGGTGCTCAGGTTACGTTTCTTATTATACCCGTTATGTTTATTTTTAAGAGATTGAATTTGGGAAGAAAAATATCTAATATTATTATGATAGGAATACTTATTGTTTTTTTGTCGGTTACCGGGTTTCAGCCATCAGTTTCAAGAGCTGTTATCATGGCATCCATAGTACTAATATGCCAGATAGCATTAAGAGAATATGATATATATACCAGCATATCCATAGCAGCTATCATCCTTTTAATATATAATCCATTTACATTATTTAATGTAGGCTTTCAGCTTTCTTTTATTGCTACAATTTCACTTGTAATGCTTAATAAGAATATTAGGGATATTCTTGAATGCAAGTATATACCTAATATGATTATAAATCCATTATCAATGATAATTTCTGCCCAAATTGGAGTTTTACCTATTACGGCATATTATTTTAATAAAATATCCGTTATTTCAATATTATCAAATCTTCTGGTTACACCATTGATTCAGATTACCTCTGTTTTAGGTTATATTATGATAATAGCTGGTCAGTTTAGTGTTGGATTATCGAAATTAATTGGCTACATAAATAATATATTTCTTTCCTTAATTTTAAAAATAACCGAAATTTGTGCTGATTTGCCTTATTCAACTGTTACGATACTGAATCCGGGTATTTTAGTAATTATACTATATTATGCATTAATATGGCTTTTTTTCTATTATAAACCTCTTGATAATTTCAAAACCTGGAAGAGTTATAGCCTGACTTCTATTGTGTCTGTTCTTTTGCTTTTTATGCTGCTCATGCCCGCAAAAAGGGGTATGGAGGTTGTTTTTCTTGATGTGGGAAACGGGGATTCTGCTCTTGTTACAACTGAAGGGGGAATGGCTGTGCTTATTGACGGGGGAGGATATTATAATACGGATGAAGATAAAAACATAGGAGATAGTATTATTGTTCCTTTTTTATTGAGTAATGGTATAGGAAAACTTGATATGGTTATAGCAACTCATGGTCATGAAGATCATGTACAAGGATTAAAACCTGTTCTTGAAAGTTTTAAAGTTGAAGCTTTTATAATTCCTGATGTGAGCAGTCTGGATGAATTTAAGGATCTGCTTGATATTTGCAGGGAAAGAAATATCTATGTTAAAAAATGCTCCAGGGGCGATGTAATAAGACTTGATAACAATTCCAAAATAGAAGTGTTGAATCCCTCCGGAGAATTTAACCCTTTAACAGTATCTTTAAATAATTCCTCTTTGGTGTTAAAATTAAGTCACCTGGATATTGACTTTTTATTTACAGGGGATATTGAAAAGGAAGCAGAGGCAGATATACTAAAGACCGGCTTTGACCTGGAAAGTGAAGTGTTGAAAGTGCCTCATCACGGGTCTTCAACATCTACAACACCGGCCTTTCTGGAAAAAGTGAAACCTGCAGCAGCTATTATCAGTGTAGGCAGAAATAATTTTGGACATCCGTCAGCGGAAGTAATAAAGAGACTAAATGATTTTGGAATAATGACCTTTCGTACAGATATTCATGGAGCTGTTACCGTTAAATCAAACGGGAAAAGAATTAAAATTAAGAGAATGATTACTTGATAAACTTGTTTGAAGGTGATAATAATAATGAGTATGCAAATACTAAAACAAGACATAAAGAATAAAGAAATTAGAAATCTTTATTTATTTTACGGGCAGGAAGAATTTTTAAAAAAATACTATCTAAATGCAATAGAAAAAATCATTATAAATGAGCAGTTCAGAGAAATGAATAAAGTAGTTCTTGAAGGGAAAGTAAGTTTATCCAGGTTGGCTGATGTTTGTGAAACAGTGCCTTTATTCTCAGAAAGAAAATTAGTTTTAGCAAAGAATACAGGACTCTTTAAGACCGGCAGTAAGGAAGCAGCATCTGGTAAAGATTCTGACATGGATTTTTTTAAGAAGATACCCACGTTTACAT includes:
- a CDS encoding SH3 domain-containing protein, which encodes MQMIKKIILSIPLVLILIFSFCLVSSAEENKVGIVTCDVLNIRELPGTENKILRQVTHGERLQILESSEEWYKIKYNDDIGWVHSDYITVKVEPIGIGTINADYVNIRTEGSLSSKVITMRSSGARFEVYDKQGDWYKIMLEDGTYGWVYGQYISFREGTETSRGGQDVRDNNSGGHSSLGEKIVQYAKQYLGVKYVYGGSSPKGFDCSGFVQYVFKNFGINLERVAANQAKHGTKVDKANLRIGDLVFFDTNGGMNSIEHVGIYIGGGNFIHASSASGVRQVTISDLTSGYYSKTYMGARRYISD
- a CDS encoding DNA internalization-related competence protein ComEC/Rec2, with amino-acid sequence MKRPLLLAAISLVGGIITAHTIDSYLITIMLIITLFSAALYMTQKLKINVVLLLVIVAVYSFGSFEYYCFKLINEGKYERFAGEKVIVRGFIIQEPEIKDIRVIYTIKTNEVILENVVNRVKGKILLTVLGEDNTPIYEYGQAIEVAGEITLPKNRRNPGGFDYKRYLMQSGISATMFVRSKNILAVSGKKKNYIIQLGNSIRNRIIKIIEQSLPIEQAGLLNGMLIGYRSGLSKEIQEAFNDSGLIHIMAVSGAQVTFLIIPVMFIFKRLNLGRKISNIIMIGILIVFLSVTGFQPSVSRAVIMASIVLICQIALREYDIYTSISIAAIILLIYNPFTLFNVGFQLSFIATISLVMLNKNIRDILECKYIPNMIINPLSMIISAQIGVLPITAYYFNKISVISILSNLLVTPLIQITSVLGYIMIIAGQFSVGLSKLIGYINNIFLSLILKITEICADLPYSTVTILNPGILVIILYYALIWLFFYYKPLDNFKTWKSYSLTSIVSVLLLFMLLMPAKRGMEVVFLDVGNGDSALVTTEGGMAVLIDGGGYYNTDEDKNIGDSIIVPFLLSNGIGKLDMVIATHGHEDHVQGLKPVLESFKVEAFIIPDVSSLDEFKDLLDICRERNIYVKKCSRGDVIRLDNNSKIEVLNPSGEFNPLTVSLNNSSLVLKLSHLDIDFLFTGDIEKEAEADILKTGFDLESEVLKVPHHGSSTSTTPAFLEKVKPAAAIISVGRNNFGHPSAEVIKRLNDFGIMTFRTDIHGAVTVKSNGKRIKIKRMIT